GGGCCTCGCCGTCGAGGTTGGGGAAATACGACGACGGGTTGTTGAAGTAGCAGTCGTCGCTCCACCAGCCGTGCAGGAAACGGTGGATGTCGTACAGCCCCGAGAAACACACGACGCGCGAGACCAGGTGGGGGAACCGCCCGGCGAAGTTCATCGCGTGGTAGGCCCCGAACGACGCCCCGAAGGTCACGACGTCCTCGCGCTGGGCCTTCTGCCGGATCAGGGGGATCACCTCGGTCTCGAGGTAGCGGGCGTACTGGAGGTAGCGGTGGATCTTCCAGCCCGGGTGCGCGCCCTGGTTGTACCAGTGCTCGTTGTCGATGGCGTCCACGCAGCAGACCTGAATCTCGCCGGCGTCGATCTTGGGCTGCAGCCCCTCCATCAGGCCGCAGTCCTCGTTCTGATAGGCCGAGCCGAGGGAGGTGGGGAACGCCAGGACCGGCCGGCCCCAGTTCCCGTACCAGAGAAGTTCCATCGGACGCCCCAGCGACGGGCTGTCCCAACGGTGGTGCTCCCGGTGCATCGGCCTTTCCCCCCTGGGCTATAGTGACGGGTCATCTTAGCCCGGTCGGGCGGTAAAAACGTGGGGGAAGTCGGCGTGCCGAAGCGCATCGGGATCCTGTTCGGGATGGAACGTTCCTTTCCTCCGGCTCTCGTCGAGGCGGTGAACGCGCTCGGCGGGGGTAAGGTCGTCGCCGAGTTCGTGGAGCTCGGGCCGTTCCGCCAGGACGTCCCTTGCCCGTACGACCTCGTGCTCGACCGGATCAGCCACGAGGTCCCCTTCTACCGGACGTGGCTCAAGTGCGCCGCCGCGAACGGAACCCAGGTCGTCAACAATCCCTTCTGGTGGTCGGCGGACGACAAGTTCCTCAACAACGTCATCGCCCTCGAGGCGAAGGTCGCCGTCCCGAAGACGGTGCTCCTTCCCCACAAGCAGCACCCGCCGAACACCTCGTCCGATTCCTTCTCCAACCTGACCTATCCGGTCGATTGGGACGCCGTCTTCGACTACCTCGGGTTCCCGATCTTCATGAAGCCCGCGGACGGCGGCGGCTGGAAGGACGTCTACAAGGTCGACAACGTCGAGTCGTTCTTCCGCGCGTACGACCAGACGCGCGACCTCTCGATGATGGCGCAGGAGGCGATCGAGTTCACGGAGTACTTCCGGTGCTACGGGATCGGGCGCCGCGACGTGCGGATCATGCGTTACGACCCTCGCGCGCCGTTCGAGCGTCGCTACGTGCGCGACGCCGCCCCGCTCGACCCGGCGATGGAGGAGCGGATCAAAGGCGACGTCCTGGCGCTGTGCCGGGCGCTCGGCTACGACATGAACACCGTCGAGTTCGCGGTTCGCGACGGCGTGCCGTACGCGATCGACTTCATGAACCCGGCTCCCGACTGCGACGCCTTCTCGGTGGGTGAGGACAACTTCCGCTGGGTGGTGGACACGGTCGCGCGATGCCTCGTGGACCGCGTGAACGACCCGCGCCCCGTCGAGCTGACCGGCGATTGGCCCGGTCGCGCTCCGGCGCCCAGCGCCCGAAGGTAACGCGGTGAAGCGGCCGAGCCTCACGATCGGGGTCGAGGAGGAGTTCCAGGTCGTCGACCCGGTCACCCGCGCGCTGCGAAGCCACGTCCACGAGGTGTTCGAGGCGGAGGCCAAGGCGGGCGGGATCTCGCTCAAGCCGGAGCTGCACGCGCCGGTCGTGGAGGTCGGCACGGCGGTGTGCCGCGACATCGAGGAGACCC
The window above is part of the Candidatus Polarisedimenticolaceae bacterium genome. Proteins encoded here:
- a CDS encoding alpha/beta hydrolase-fold protein; this translates as MELLWYGNWGRPVLAFPTSLGSAYQNEDCGLMEGLQPKIDAGEIQVCCVDAIDNEHWYNQGAHPGWKIHRYLQYARYLETEVIPLIRQKAQREDVVTFGASFGAYHAMNFAGRFPHLVSRVVCFSGLYDIHRFLHGWWSDDCYFNNPSSYFPNLDGEALDRMRHIGFVVATGEQDHLIGENRWFAEMLAGKGLNVVGEFWPGVFGHDWPYWKGNLPRFVP